In Deltaproteobacteria bacterium, a single genomic region encodes these proteins:
- a CDS encoding trehalose-binding protein — VPACALFHKTTSLDVLLPRLLAGLHPSRRDLARLAEGGICLNCNVCTYPKCGFAK; from the coding sequence GTGCCGGCCTGCGCCCTGTTCCACAAAACCACCAGCCTGGACGTGCTTCTGCCCCGGCTTCTGGCCGGCCTGCATCCCTCCCGGCGCGACCTGGCCCGTCTGGCCGAAGGCGGCATCTGCCTGAACTGCAACGTCTGCACCTACCCCAAATGCGGCTTCGCCAAATAA
- a CDS encoding LysE family translocator yields the protein MVSLDQLALFSLASLVLIFTPGPDIIYVLTRGVAQGRAAALAAALGFSLGNIGHTLFAVCGLSAILASSATAFTLVKLAGGVYLIYLGVKLWRADPGLLLSGNGEHKASALIFRQSILANILNPKVAIFFLAFFPQFVRPDQGSPVLQMLILGLTFVVLTMLGFGVVAMGAGLLNSRLAARPALSAWLHKGAGAILVLLGLRLAWAER from the coding sequence ATGGTCAGCCTGGATCAACTCGCCCTGTTCAGTCTCGCGTCCCTGGTGCTCATTTTCACGCCCGGCCCGGACATCATCTACGTGCTCACGCGCGGCGTGGCCCAGGGCCGCGCCGCCGCCCTGGCCGCCGCCCTGGGATTCAGCCTGGGCAACATCGGCCACACCCTGTTCGCGGTCTGCGGCCTGTCCGCGATCTTGGCCTCGTCGGCCACGGCCTTCACCCTGGTCAAGCTGGCCGGAGGCGTCTATCTGATCTACCTCGGCGTCAAACTGTGGCGCGCCGACCCCGGCCTGCTCCTGTCCGGCAACGGCGAACACAAGGCCTCGGCCCTTATTTTTCGCCAATCCATCCTGGCCAACATCCTCAATCCCAAGGTGGCCATCTTCTTCCTGGCCTTTTTCCCGCAGTTCGTGCGTCCGGACCAGGGCAGCCCGGTCCTGCAGATGCTCATTCTCGGCCTGACCTTTGTCGTCCTGACCATGCTTGGCTTCGGAGTGGTGGCCATGGGCGCGGGCCTGCTCAACAGCCGCCTCGCGGCCCGACCGGCCCTGTCCGCGTGGTTGCACAAAGGGGCAGGCGCCATCCTCGTCCTGCTTGGCCTGCGCCTGGCCTGGGCCGAACGCTAG
- a CDS encoding TetR/AcrR family transcriptional regulator, with protein MKKEKKIAIRTVAARCFAEQGYERTSIELIARQTRVAQGLVRYYFSTKEQLYFEAAHATMSALKKCLMATPDIQDGPRAAVRRFVLDYMAFTSDPDNAYGLIYQESPFKILRDPCFVHDINTVSLEILDILREILAAVLPADQALETATIIVTSLHGIQRARLSPKLRELINLDRVADFFSSSVPDPGITTARMATRQQGRP; from the coding sequence ATGAAAAAAGAAAAGAAAATAGCAATTCGTACTGTCGCGGCCCGGTGTTTTGCCGAACAGGGCTACGAACGCACCAGCATCGAACTCATCGCCCGTCAAACGAGGGTGGCCCAGGGGCTGGTCCGCTACTATTTTTCGACCAAGGAGCAACTGTACTTCGAAGCCGCCCACGCGACCATGTCCGCTCTCAAAAAATGTCTTATGGCGACACCTGACATCCAGGACGGCCCCAGGGCGGCAGTACGGCGCTTTGTCCTCGACTACATGGCCTTCACCTCCGATCCGGACAACGCCTATGGCCTGATTTACCAGGAGTCGCCGTTCAAAATTTTGCGCGACCCATGCTTCGTCCACGACATCAACACTGTTTCCCTGGAAATCCTGGACATTCTCCGCGAGATCCTCGCCGCCGTCCTCCCCGCGGACCAAGCCCTGGAAACCGCGACCATCATCGTCACGTCCCTGCACGGAATCCAGCGCGCCCGATTGTCCCCGAAGCTTCGGGAATTGATCAACCTGGACAGGGTGGCTGACTTTTTTTCCAGCTCTGTCCCCGACCCAGGCATCACGACGGCTCGCATGGCAACCCGCCAGCAGGGACGGCCATGA
- a CDS encoding PAS domain-containing sensor histidine kinase: MTDTPTYRAFFDNLSSPAFLIATDGTIKAANHAASDLPRTPGAIVPCRPESHSAHDPGTLCGQAIGAIFPWLADFIGRALDDPDTNSCRWETISQPATSKIYRVVLTRLPDTGDGAGLSLILRDETEEQAAHAQIVRIKDELERTFDTISDLVFFVDPRNVMLRVNKALARKLGRAPRDIVGRTCREVLGCVTCLPMSDSAQAAPMSFPNIAGKFLITRNALTNAEKKLLGYVFVARDMTHLEDVQETLRAVENKYKSIFDHAQEGIFQATLDGTYLNLNPAMARIFGFQSTGAMRMYYTDIATQMYLHPRDRGDLLREGIAKGYIPSRDIQLKRRDGSVFWARLGGRLVRDDAGKTMYFEGFVQDIHEHKMLQSQLLQAQKLEAIGQLAAGIAHEINTPAQYVLNNMWFIKDALEKITQAIKGHAVLLDTAASHPELAVAVAERRAADADLQLDFHLGELPAAIAETMQGLDRITAIVRSVKQFAHPGHDQTQPIDLNALIQDTVTVSRNEWKYVAELTTDLAPDLPPVPCLVHEIGQVLLNLIINAAHAVADKNARTNARGTIRIISRLVENWVEIQIQDSGTGIPEHAREHIFEPFFTTKPVGKGTGQGLYLAYRTVVTRHNGLLEFETVDGQGTTFILRLPPGSQEPHHGL, encoded by the coding sequence ATGACCGACACGCCCACCTACCGCGCTTTTTTCGACAACCTGTCCTCGCCCGCTTTTTTGATCGCCACCGACGGCACGATCAAGGCCGCCAACCACGCGGCTTCTGACCTTCCCCGGACACCCGGCGCCATTGTCCCGTGTCGTCCGGAATCACATTCCGCCCACGATCCGGGGACACTTTGTGGTCAGGCCATTGGTGCCATCTTTCCCTGGCTGGCGGATTTTATCGGCCGCGCCCTTGACGACCCCGACACAAATTCCTGCCGCTGGGAAACCATCTCCCAACCGGCGACGTCCAAGATCTATCGGGTTGTCCTGACCCGCCTGCCGGACACGGGCGACGGCGCGGGGCTGTCGCTGATCCTGCGGGATGAAACCGAGGAACAGGCGGCCCACGCCCAGATTGTCCGTATCAAGGACGAGTTGGAGCGCACATTCGACACCATTTCCGATCTGGTCTTTTTCGTGGACCCGCGCAACGTCATGCTCCGCGTCAACAAAGCCCTGGCCCGCAAGCTGGGCCGCGCCCCCAGGGATATCGTGGGCCGGACCTGCCGCGAAGTACTCGGGTGCGTCACCTGCCTCCCCATGTCGGACAGCGCGCAAGCCGCGCCGATGTCCTTTCCCAACATCGCCGGCAAATTCCTGATCACCCGCAACGCCCTGACCAACGCCGAAAAAAAATTGTTGGGATATGTTTTCGTGGCGCGGGACATGACCCATCTGGAGGACGTCCAGGAAACCCTGCGCGCCGTGGAAAACAAATACAAAAGCATTTTCGACCATGCCCAGGAAGGCATTTTTCAGGCCACCCTTGACGGCACCTACCTCAACCTCAACCCGGCCATGGCGCGAATCTTCGGCTTTCAATCCACCGGGGCGATGCGCATGTACTACACGGACATTGCCACGCAGATGTACCTGCATCCCCGGGACCGAGGCGATCTTCTCCGGGAAGGCATCGCGAAGGGATATATTCCCAGCCGCGACATCCAGCTCAAACGCCGCGATGGGTCCGTATTCTGGGCACGGCTTGGAGGCCGGCTGGTCCGCGACGATGCCGGGAAAACCATGTATTTCGAAGGATTCGTGCAGGATATCCACGAGCATAAAATGCTTCAAAGCCAACTGCTCCAAGCACAGAAGCTGGAGGCCATCGGCCAGCTCGCGGCGGGCATCGCCCATGAAATCAACACACCCGCCCAATACGTGCTGAACAACATGTGGTTCATCAAGGACGCGCTGGAAAAAATCACCCAGGCCATCAAGGGCCACGCAGTCCTGCTGGACACGGCCGCCAGCCACCCGGAGCTGGCCGTGGCCGTCGCGGAAAGACGGGCCGCCGACGCGGATCTGCAACTGGACTTTCATCTTGGCGAGCTGCCGGCGGCCATCGCCGAAACCATGCAGGGCCTGGACCGGATCACGGCCATCGTGCGTTCGGTCAAGCAGTTCGCCCACCCCGGCCATGACCAGACCCAGCCCATCGATCTCAACGCCCTGATCCAGGACACGGTCACCGTGTCCCGCAACGAGTGGAAATACGTGGCCGAGCTGACCACGGATCTTGCCCCGGACCTGCCTCCTGTCCCTTGCCTTGTGCATGAAATCGGGCAAGTGCTGCTCAACCTGATCATCAACGCGGCCCACGCCGTGGCCGACAAAAACGCCCGGACCAATGCCCGGGGAACAATCCGGATCATCAGCCGCCTGGTCGAAAACTGGGTCGAAATCCAGATTCAAGACAGCGGCACCGGCATTCCCGAACACGCGCGGGAGCACATCTTCGAACCTTTTTTCACCACCAAGCCCGTGGGCAAGGGCACCGGCCAGGGGCTGTATCTGGCCTACCGCACCGTGGTCACCCGCCATAACGGCCTCCTCGAATTCGAAACCGTGGACGGCCAGGGCACGACCTTTATCCTGCGCCTGCCCCCCGGTTCCCAGGAGCCGCACCATGGATTGTAA
- a CDS encoding response regulator, translating to MDCNPSVLFVDDNESMLRSLARLLTGQQSKWTVLFARSGQEALSILADQACDVVVSDANLPDMTGCMLMDQIRDARPQTLRIILTSRSEDGIVSGLLQSAHQLLSTPCPAERLVNAVQTTCRLRDLYMNRSVRTMIHKMTHLPVVPKIYTDLRAELGKENFTLQAAGDIITQDMGLTADLLKIVNSPYFGLARRIDSPRQAVTILGVTMLTGLVLHQQLLKTLDPAKYPGFNVERLWAHSLEVARWVRTIAKREGLQGHDVKNAFLAGLFHDLGKIVLNEGVPDEYIHVLRKSQTENIPLVAAESAVLGVTHAEIGAYVLGLWDFDHAVVRAIAAHHEPSRHEDAGTISTILHCVNVFLHDMYIKNTGHHPLALDEEYIAAQGMTDTVCVWQNAITDAWRNRHRPLAGTLQTPRNPGHGQTHRTQA from the coding sequence ATGGATTGTAACCCAAGCGTCCTGTTTGTCGACGACAACGAATCCATGCTGCGCAGCCTGGCCCGTCTGCTGACCGGGCAACAATCGAAATGGACCGTATTGTTCGCCCGAAGCGGCCAGGAGGCGCTGTCCATCCTGGCTGACCAGGCCTGCGACGTGGTCGTGTCCGACGCCAACCTGCCAGACATGACCGGGTGCATGCTCATGGACCAAATCCGGGACGCCCGCCCCCAGACCCTGCGGATCATCCTGACCTCCCGCTCCGAGGACGGCATCGTGTCCGGCCTGCTCCAATCCGCCCACCAACTTTTGTCCACCCCTTGCCCGGCCGAGCGCCTGGTAAACGCGGTGCAAACCACCTGCCGCCTGCGCGACCTCTACATGAACCGCTCCGTGCGCACCATGATCCACAAAATGACCCACTTGCCCGTGGTCCCCAAAATTTACACCGACCTCCGCGCCGAGCTCGGCAAGGAAAACTTCACGCTTCAGGCCGCGGGCGACATCATCACCCAGGACATGGGACTGACCGCCGACCTCCTTAAAATTGTCAATTCGCCCTATTTCGGCTTGGCCCGCCGGATCGACTCGCCCCGTCAGGCCGTGACCATCCTGGGCGTCACCATGCTCACGGGATTGGTGCTGCACCAACAGCTCCTCAAAACCCTGGACCCGGCCAAATACCCAGGCTTCAACGTGGAACGGCTCTGGGCGCACAGCCTGGAAGTCGCCCGCTGGGTCCGGACCATCGCCAAAAGGGAAGGGCTCCAGGGACACGATGTCAAAAACGCGTTCCTGGCCGGACTGTTCCACGACCTCGGCAAGATCGTGCTCAACGAAGGCGTTCCGGATGAATACATCCACGTCCTGCGCAAGTCCCAGACTGAAAACATCCCCCTGGTCGCGGCGGAAAGCGCCGTGCTTGGCGTGACCCACGCCGAAATCGGAGCCTATGTCCTTGGCCTGTGGGACTTTGACCATGCGGTGGTCCGCGCCATCGCCGCTCATCACGAGCCGTCCCGTCACGAAGACGCCGGGACGATCTCGACCATTCTGCACTGCGTGAATGTGTTTCTGCACGATATGTACATCAAAAACACTGGTCACCACCCGCTGGCCCTGGATGAGGAATACATCGCCGCCCAAGGGATGACGGACACGGTTTGCGTGTGGCAAAACGCCATCACCGACGCATGGCGAAACCGGCACCGACCGCTGGCGGGCACCCTCCAAACGCCTCGGAATCCGGGGCATGGCCAAACACACCGAACCCAAGCATAA
- a CDS encoding transporter substrate-binding domain-containing protein, protein MAKHTEPKHNVKKFHGDKMTDEASPIVDNAALANPPAESLQPPGKAKNKIPTARRHDIDGALNKIMVMLQALSVLIMALAGTSTLAAEQPKPRPILSAAEIDYPPFSVVDNHGQASGFAVELLRASLAAMGRDATFRTGIWSEVRGWLEQGEVEVLPLVGRTPQRERLFDFTVPYMSLHGAIVVRAGTEGIESLNDLRGRAVAVMRGDNVEEFLRREDRGFTIQTTATFEQALRELSEGRHDAVVIPRLVALRLIRDADLANLRILDRPIEGFRQDFCFAVREGNRDLLSLLNEGLALIVADGTHRMLHARWFGHLALPYNRRLIVEGDDQYPPFSFLDTQGQPTGYTVELTRALAHALDLDMQIGLAPWTVVRERLKQGEIDAIQGMLYSPERDNTFDFSVPLTTIHYVAVVRHDDEPPQTLADLAGKRIVVQQADIMHDYVLENGLEKQTVIRESSRTILQELAEGRHDVALIARLSASYWIGQDGWDNLRIGQNSMLSADFCLAVPQGQGALLAQFNEGLQILKSNGRFREIHDKWMGVHEAPPLGMLEIIRGIAFVLVPLVVLLLMVTLWSWTLRRRVRAKTRELRESEEKYRSFFENSLDAILLTEPNGSIHAANAAACEMFGLDEAEICRRGREHLTDSTDPDQARLIEKRAQHGRARGELIMVRGDGSRFMAEVSSAIFQGKSGRMKATVIIRDITSRKHYEANLLQAKEQAEAANKTKSQFLANMSHEIRTPINGILGMMQLLESTPLSEEQAHYTGLAIHSAKRLTRLLSDILDLSMIDAGTMTIVKAPFQPRELGQSVVELFSILAREKGLDLELAVDPDIPEILVGDEARSRQILFNLVGNALKFTDVGSVRLEMWALAPNKSDAHRVLFVVEDTGIGIPGGKIREMFKPFVQADGSMTRPYQGAGLGLSIVHRLVGLMHGDIFLDSMPGEGTTIGVVLPFTLPASQIRDAATSGQEIPSGPGLRILLAEDDACNQLATSKILEQAGHTVTTVQNGQEAIARLTEQDFDCILMDIQMPVMTGDEATRAIRSSRDLGDKKNIPIIALTAHAMRGDRETFLAAGMDGYLTKPVTKAELAAVIRKFHPQNHM, encoded by the coding sequence ATGGCCAAACACACCGAACCCAAGCATAACGTCAAAAAATTCCATGGAGATAAAATGACCGACGAGGCCTCGCCTATCGTGGACAATGCCGCCCTCGCCAATCCGCCGGCCGAATCGCTCCAGCCACCCGGCAAGGCCAAAAACAAAATTCCAACCGCCAGGCGCCACGATATCGATGGCGCCCTGAACAAAATCATGGTTATGCTCCAGGCGCTGTCGGTCCTGATCATGGCCCTGGCCGGCACTTCGACCTTGGCCGCCGAACAGCCAAAGCCGCGCCCCATCCTGTCCGCCGCCGAAATCGACTATCCCCCGTTTTCCGTCGTCGACAACCATGGCCAGGCTAGCGGATTCGCGGTCGAGTTGCTGCGGGCCAGTCTGGCGGCCATGGGTCGGGACGCCACCTTCCGCACCGGGATATGGTCCGAAGTCCGGGGCTGGCTCGAACAGGGCGAGGTCGAGGTTCTGCCCCTGGTGGGTCGGACCCCGCAACGGGAGCGCCTGTTCGATTTCACCGTGCCCTATATGTCCCTGCATGGGGCCATCGTGGTCCGGGCCGGCACCGAGGGTATCGAAAGTCTGAACGACCTTCGGGGACGGGCAGTGGCCGTCATGCGCGGCGACAACGTCGAGGAATTCCTGCGGCGGGAAGACCGGGGATTCACCATCCAGACCACCGCCACGTTCGAGCAGGCCTTGCGGGAACTCTCCGAGGGGCGGCACGACGCCGTCGTCATCCCACGACTGGTGGCCCTGCGCCTCATTCGGGACGCCGATCTGGCCAACCTGCGTATCCTGGATCGGCCCATCGAGGGCTTCCGCCAGGATTTCTGCTTTGCCGTGCGCGAAGGCAACCGCGACCTGCTGTCTCTTTTGAACGAAGGCTTGGCCCTAATCGTCGCCGATGGCACCCATCGCATGCTCCACGCCAGATGGTTCGGGCATCTGGCCCTGCCCTACAACCGCCGGCTCATCGTGGAAGGAGACGACCAGTACCCGCCGTTTTCGTTTCTCGATACCCAGGGGCAGCCAACGGGCTATACCGTCGAGTTGACCCGGGCTTTGGCCCACGCCCTCGACCTGGACATGCAGATCGGCCTGGCCCCGTGGACAGTGGTCCGGGAACGCCTGAAGCAAGGGGAAATCGACGCCATTCAGGGCATGCTCTACTCGCCGGAACGGGACAATACATTCGATTTTTCGGTTCCGCTGACAACCATCCATTACGTGGCCGTGGTGCGCCATGACGACGAGCCGCCCCAGACCCTGGCCGATCTGGCCGGAAAACGAATCGTGGTTCAGCAAGCCGACATCATGCATGACTATGTCCTGGAAAATGGCCTGGAAAAGCAAACCGTGATCCGCGAGTCATCCCGGACGATTCTCCAGGAACTGGCCGAAGGCCGGCACGACGTGGCCCTGATCGCACGGCTTTCGGCCAGCTACTGGATCGGGCAGGACGGCTGGGACAATTTGCGGATTGGACAAAACTCAATGCTCTCGGCCGATTTCTGCCTCGCCGTGCCCCAAGGCCAGGGCGCCCTGCTGGCCCAATTCAACGAAGGCCTCCAGATCCTCAAAAGTAATGGCAGGTTTCGCGAAATTCACGACAAATGGATGGGCGTTCATGAAGCGCCGCCCTTGGGCATGCTGGAAATCATCCGTGGCATCGCCTTTGTCCTGGTGCCCCTCGTCGTCTTGCTCCTCATGGTCACCCTCTGGTCATGGACGCTTCGCCGGCGGGTGCGCGCCAAGACCCGCGAGCTCCGGGAAAGCGAGGAAAAATACCGCTCCTTCTTCGAAAACAGCCTGGACGCCATCCTTCTGACGGAACCCAACGGCTCCATCCACGCCGCCAATGCCGCGGCCTGCGAGATGTTCGGTCTCGACGAGGCGGAAATCTGCCGGCGCGGTCGCGAACACCTGACCGACAGCACGGACCCGGACCAGGCCCGCTTGATCGAAAAGCGAGCGCAACACGGTCGGGCCCGGGGCGAGTTGATCATGGTCCGGGGCGATGGTTCACGGTTCATGGCCGAGGTCAGCTCGGCCATCTTCCAAGGCAAATCCGGTAGGATGAAAGCCACCGTCATCATCCGCGACATCACGAGCCGCAAGCACTACGAGGCGAATCTCCTCCAGGCCAAGGAGCAGGCCGAGGCGGCCAACAAAACCAAGAGCCAATTCCTGGCCAACATGAGCCATGAAATCCGCACCCCGATCAACGGCATCCTGGGCATGATGCAGCTCCTGGAAAGCACGCCGCTGTCCGAGGAACAGGCCCATTACACGGGTCTGGCCATCCACTCGGCCAAGCGACTGACCCGCCTGTTGTCGGACATCCTCGACCTGTCCATGATCGACGCCGGCACCATGACCATCGTCAAGGCCCCGTTCCAGCCACGCGAACTCGGCCAGTCGGTCGTGGAGCTTTTTTCGATCCTGGCGCGGGAAAAAGGCTTGGACCTGGAACTTGCCGTCGATCCGGACATTCCGGAAATTCTCGTCGGCGACGAGGCCAGAAGTCGCCAGATCCTGTTCAATCTGGTGGGCAATGCCCTGAAATTCACCGACGTGGGATCGGTCCGGCTGGAAATGTGGGCCTTGGCGCCAAACAAAAGCGACGCGCACCGCGTCCTGTTCGTGGTCGAGGACACGGGTATCGGCATCCCCGGGGGCAAAATCCGGGAGATGTTCAAGCCCTTTGTCCAGGCCGACGGGTCCATGACCCGCCCGTACCAGGGGGCCGGATTGGGCTTGTCCATCGTGCACCGGCTCGTCGGGCTGATGCACGGCGATATTTTTCTCGACAGCATGCCCGGGGAAGGAACCACGATCGGCGTGGTTCTGCCCTTCACGCTCCCCGCAAGCCAGATCCGGGACGCGGCCACTTCAGGCCAGGAAATCCCCTCCGGGCCGGGCTTGCGCATCCTCCTGGCCGAAGACGATGCCTGCAACCAACTGGCCACCTCCAAAATCCTGGAGCAGGCCGGGCACACGGTGACCACGGTCCAAAACGGCCAAGAGGCCATCGCGCGCCTGACCGAACAGGATTTCGACTGCATCCTCATGGACATCCAGATGCCGGTCATGACCGGCGACGAGGCCACGCGGGCCATCAGATCGTCGCGCGACCTCGGGGACAAAAAAAATATCCCCATCATCGCCCTGACCGCCCATGCCATGCGTGGGGACAGGGAGACGTTCCTGGCCGCCGGCATGGATGGCTATCTGACCAAGCCCGTGACCAAGGCCGAGCTCGCGGCGGTTATCCGAAAATTCCATCCCCAAAACCACATGTAA
- a CDS encoding pyridine nucleotide-disulfide oxidoreductase has product MSQKRIVVVGGTAAGPKAAARAKRLDQNAEVILLQKVPELSMASCGYPYYVAGDFKEREKLLCTPAGVVRDPNFFNGAKGVTAMVGTEVTKIDRAGKYVSWTRPLTGEAGMLPYDKLILCTGASPRVPPIPGRELAGVTTLNSLADADNLRHLAEKGLARRAVIVGGGLIGMETCEALLKSGLDVTVVEAVPQTLGFLDAELAKLVENHARSKGAKIITGVGIAALEGENGAVRAARLADDTVLPCDLVVLAIGAVPNSALARDAGLALGVAGAISVDEFMRTSDPDIYAAGDCIEVPHRITGQKVHAPFGDLANLEGRVAGENAVLGDTVRFPGTIGSGICKVFDFGAGSTGLSERRAREAGFDVVTAINASPDKPGFMGDAKPLVSKMIADRKTGRILGFACVGQGEVNRQVAEMAVAVAAGWTVDELAMADLPYAPPYSQAIDHAIATAHILQNKMRGLMTGVVSLEVKERLDAGRKIYLLDVRGPSEFEEMRLGLGEALIPLGQLRERLDELPADKDTEIVPYCKVSMRGYEAQRILEAAGYANVAVMEGGLMAWPFEREK; this is encoded by the coding sequence ATGTCCCAGAAGCGTATCGTTGTTGTCGGAGGAACCGCCGCCGGACCCAAGGCGGCCGCCCGGGCCAAGCGGCTGGACCAGAACGCCGAGGTCATCCTGCTGCAGAAGGTGCCCGAGTTGTCCATGGCCTCGTGCGGCTATCCCTATTATGTGGCCGGGGATTTCAAGGAGCGGGAAAAGCTGCTGTGCACGCCGGCCGGCGTGGTCCGCGATCCGAATTTTTTCAACGGCGCCAAGGGCGTCACGGCCATGGTCGGAACCGAGGTGACCAAAATCGACCGCGCCGGAAAATATGTCTCCTGGACCCGTCCCCTGACCGGCGAGGCCGGGATGCTGCCCTATGACAAGCTCATCCTGTGCACCGGCGCCAGCCCGCGCGTTCCGCCCATTCCGGGCCGGGAACTGGCCGGCGTGACCACTCTCAATTCCCTGGCCGACGCCGACAATCTGCGCCACCTGGCCGAAAAAGGCCTGGCCCGTCGGGCGGTCATCGTCGGCGGCGGGCTCATCGGCATGGAAACCTGCGAGGCCTTGCTCAAGTCCGGACTGGACGTGACCGTGGTCGAAGCCGTGCCCCAGACCCTGGGCTTTTTGGACGCGGAGCTGGCCAAATTGGTCGAGAACCACGCCCGTTCCAAGGGCGCGAAAATTATCACCGGCGTCGGCATCGCGGCCCTGGAGGGCGAGAACGGCGCGGTCCGCGCGGCCCGGCTGGCCGATGACACGGTTTTGCCCTGCGATCTGGTCGTGCTGGCCATCGGCGCGGTTCCGAACTCGGCCCTGGCCCGCGACGCCGGCTTGGCCCTGGGCGTGGCCGGCGCCATCAGCGTCGATGAGTTCATGCGTACCTCGGACCCGGACATTTACGCCGCCGGCGACTGCATCGAGGTCCCCCACCGCATCACCGGACAGAAGGTGCACGCGCCGTTTGGCGATCTGGCCAACCTGGAAGGCCGCGTGGCCGGCGAGAACGCCGTGCTCGGCGATACGGTTCGTTTTCCCGGCACCATTGGCAGCGGCATCTGCAAGGTTTTTGATTTTGGCGCGGGCTCCACGGGCCTGTCCGAGCGTCGTGCCCGCGAGGCCGGCTTCGACGTGGTCACGGCCATCAACGCCAGCCCGGACAAGCCCGGATTCATGGGCGATGCCAAGCCGCTGGTGTCCAAGATGATCGCGGACCGCAAGACCGGGCGTATTCTGGGCTTTGCCTGCGTCGGTCAGGGCGAGGTCAACCGCCAGGTGGCGGAAATGGCCGTGGCCGTGGCCGCCGGCTGGACCGTGGACGAGCTGGCCATGGCCGATCTGCCCTATGCCCCGCCCTATTCCCAGGCCATCGATCACGCCATCGCCACGGCCCACATCCTGCAGAACAAGATGCGCGGGCTGATGACCGGGGTTGTCAGTCTGGAAGTCAAGGAGCGCCTGGACGCGGGCAGGAAGATCTATCTGCTCGACGTGCGCGGTCCGTCGGAGTTCGAGGAAATGCGGCTGGGCCTGGGCGAGGCGCTCATCCCTCTGGGGCAGTTGCGCGAGCGTCTGGATGAGCTGCCGGCGGACAAGGACACCGAGATCGTGCCGTATTGCAAGGTGTCCATGCGCGGCTACGAAGCCCAGCGCATTCTGGAGGCGGCCGGGTACGCCAACGTGGCGGTCATGGAAGGCGGCCTCATGGCCTGGCCCTTTGAACGGGAAAAATAG